In Candidatus Electrothrix scaldis, the genomic window AGCTCAGAGGCCGATACTGCTGTCTCGTAGTCCAGCGGGTACTGCGCATAGAGTAGGTCCACGGCCTTGGCAACAGACCCCTGCTCGGCCAGCAGGGGAGCCAGCTCCTCCATTGCCTTGATACTCTGCTGCACCGGCCTGGGCAGGTCTGCATTGCCGGCATTGACCGCATCCACAAGGGCGGGCAGCGGTTCCTTGTCCGGGTGCTCAGAGAGTACGGTCTCAGCAGCAGCCAGCCCCCTGGCCCCGATCCCCTTTTCCTGTCCAAGGAGGAAGAGCAGCTCTGCTGCATCAATCCGGCCCCCTGCCAGCAGGCACCAGTAGGCAATGGGCTTGAGCTCACCGCGCAGGTAGAAGGGCTGCATATCAACCACCTGACAGGGAATGCCACGTTCGGCCAGGGCCTGGGCAATGACCCCGGCCTGGGCAGAGGTGCGGTACAGGACGGCTATGTCCGAGAGGGCCAGGCTTCCCCCGGTCCCCGGCCCATCAATGAGGCGGTCGATCTCCCGGTGAGAGGTGCCTCCCAGGAGCTGCTGGACCTGCCCGGCAATATAGCTGGCCTCTGCCCTGGCATTAGGGGCAAGGGCGCGGAAGATGATGCCTGTTGTCAGTATATGTTGTAGTAGGGACAGGCCCCTGTGCCTGTCCGGTGGGCAAGGGCGAATACAGGGGGTCGCCCCTACAGTATCCTCTTCATGGTTGCCTGCAATCACGGCAACTGCTGCCCGGAGGATATTGGCCCCACTCCGGTAGTTGGTTGTCAGCTGGTGGAACTCGGGTTCCTGCTCCGCGATAAAGCGGTGGAACCAGGCAGGTCGGGAGCCACGAAAGCCGTAGATGGCCTGGTCCGGGTCGCCAATGGCAAAGACCGTAGCGGTGTCGGCCAGCAGGCGCACCAGCTCATACTGGGCCGCATTGAGGTCCTGGAACTCATCCACCAGCAGGTGGGCCGTGGCCTGGCGCAGTTCTTCAGTAAAGCCTGCATCAGTGTGAAGCAGGGCAGTACAGGCAGGCACGATCTCGTCCAGGTCCAGCAGGTTATGCTCACGGAGATACTGGAAATAGGCCTGCAAGGGCAGGGGACAATCGCCGGGTTCCGGCAGGACCGCCTGTTCAGCCAGAAAGAGGCCCGCCTCCTGCCGGAGCTGTCTGCGCTCCCGCTCGCTGAACTGGGGATACTGCCTGCGGAAGACCCAGGCCCGCATCTCCGGGCCAGCCAGTTGCAGGGCAGGATTATGGCGGCGCAGCCAATGGAGGCAGAAACCGTGAAAGGTGTCCACCCGCACGGCCTGCTCCGCCCCTTCCCTGACAGCCGCAAGCCGCTGGCGCAGCTCTTCTGCGGCCTTATTGGTAAAGGTGATCACCGTACAGCGATCCTGCTTCCCGGCCAGCAGCCCGAGGACTCGCTGCACCAGGGTGTGGGTCTTGCCCGTTCCTGGTCCGGCCTGAACAATGACCCGCCGGGCCTCACTGTCCACGGCAGCTTGCTGGTCCGGGTTCAGTGCCCTCTTGGCCTGCATGGGGCTGACTTGGGACTTCTTCCTGCTGATCACTGTCCTGTTCGCCTTCTTTTTCCTTCGGGTCTTGGCCGGGGTCATGCCAAAGAGGTTGAGCTGACCAGCCAGCTGCTCCTGTTCATCCTCGGCAAAGACCCGGATCACCCCGAACTCGCCATCAAAGCCGGGCTTACGGATGACCTTGTTCTCCCGTACCCGCTGGATTGCTGTGCCCAGCAGGGGCGAGGCCGTGTTGAGCTCCTCAATGGGTGTGTCCAGCAGGATGGTGAACTCGGAGCCGAAGGTCGTGATCAGCTTGCCGTAGACCGTGCCCACCTTCTTGGTTGCTGGCCCGCAGCTGAACAGCTCGCCCAGCACCTCGGCCAGCGGGATCAGGCTATGCACTGCCGGGGAACCCTGGGGCCATTGCGGCTTGTCCCGATCAGCCAGCTCCATGACTCGGTAGAGTACCCCGATGGTCATGGGTCTGCCGCATTGCGGGCAGATGCCGTCCGCCTCCACGGTCTGGGCCGGTTCCAGGCAGACCCCGCATTTGCGGTGGCCGTCGCAATGGTACTTACCCTCCTCCGGGTAGAACTCCACCGTGGCCTGGAAACGTTGCTGTCCCTCCCCATCAACCGGGTTGCGCAGGGCCTCTTTGAGGGCGGGGAAGCTCAGTTCGGCAGCAAAGATATTGACCTCGCGGCCCAGCTTAGAAGGAGAGTGGCAGTCGGAGTTG contains:
- a CDS encoding UvrD-helicase domain-containing protein — encoded protein: MSYIADLHIHSRYSRATSKASNLHGLAAWAAIKGIDVVATGDFTHPGWFAHLADNLEPAEPGLFRLKEQPDYAELAPILPPGVQPDCSHIRFLLSAEISSIYKRGGKVRKIHNLLYVPDLDAARRINSKLAGIGNLESDGRPILGLDSKILLEILLDQAPEGFLVPAHIWTPWFSLFGSKSGFDSIEECFDDLSSEIFALETGLSSDPEMNRHISALDRFSLISNSDCHSPSKLGREVNIFAAELSFPALKEALRNPVDGEGQQRFQATVEFYPEEGKYHCDGHRKCGVCLEPAQTVEADGICPQCGRPMTIGVLYRVMELADRDKPQWPQGSPAVHSLIPLAEVLGELFSCGPATKKVGTVYGKLITTFGSEFTILLDTPIEELNTASPLLGTAIQRVRENKVIRKPGFDGEFGVIRVFAEDEQEQLAGQLNLFGMTPAKTRRKKKANRTVISRKKSQVSPMQAKRALNPDQQAAVDSEARRVIVQAGPGTGKTHTLVQRVLGLLAGKQDRCTVITFTNKAAEELRQRLAAVREGAEQAVRVDTFHGFCLHWLRRHNPALQLAGPEMRAWVFRRQYPQFSERERRQLRQEAGLFLAEQAVLPEPGDCPLPLQAYFQYLREHNLLDLDEIVPACTALLHTDAGFTEELRQATAHLLVDEFQDLNAAQYELVRLLADTATVFAIGDPDQAIYGFRGSRPAWFHRFIAEQEPEFHQLTTNYRSGANILRAAVAVIAGNHEEDTVGATPCIRPCPPDRHRGLSLLQHILTTGIIFRALAPNARAEASYIAGQVQQLLGGTSHREIDRLIDGPGTGGSLALSDIAVLYRTSAQAGVIAQALAERGIPCQVVDMQPFYLRGELKPIAYWCLLAGGRIDAAELLFLLGQEKGIGARGLAAAETVLSEHPDKEPLPALVDAVNAGNADLPRPVQQSIKAMEELAPLLAEQGSVAKAVDLLYAQYPLDYETAVSASELDQEAAELVRFYQMAASSPSLSAFAQHLRRHQDSLIYDDRAEAVLLTTLHAAKGLEFRAVFLVGCEEGLLPLTPRTELTPEAEQEHLAEERRLFFVGMTRAAEVLYLTGASERPGFTGLEQRTPSRFLNDIPPDLLRSPPSPGKKRKKRAGKQLSLF